The candidate division WOR-1 bacterium RIFOXYB2_FULL_36_35 nucleotide sequence ATGGGGGTTGTTTAAGATGGGAATCATAGAAGAGATAGAAAAAAAGCAAAAGAATGACAAAGTTGCATCTTTTAATGTAGGCGATACGGTGAAAGTTTTTTCAAAAATCGTGGAGGGAAGCAAAGAGAGATTGCAAGCGTTTGAAGGTATCGTTATAAAGAAAAAAGGCGGAAGCAACAGAGAGACATTCACAGTACGAAAACTTGTACAGGGTGTCGGAGTTGAAAGAATTTTCCCTTTACACTCTCCCAAAATAGATAATGTGCAAGTCATAAAAAGAGGAAGAGTTCGACGCGCAAAGCTTTATTACCTAAGAAACCAAGTAGGGTCTGCAGCAACAAAGATAAAAGAAGAAGCAAAAAAGACTTCATTAAGTGGAAAACAATAAAGAAAAGATAAAAAAGTGGGCATGGGAGTGGACTGAAACATTAATAGTCGCATTTATCCTTGCAATATTTATCAGGTCATTTTTCCTGCAAGTGTTTTGGATCCCTTCAAGCTCGATGGAACCGACACTAAATATAAATGATCGTTTAATTGTAAACAAAATGGCGTACGGCATCCCCAATCCATTATTTGAATCCTTTAAAGAAAAAATATTCTTTTATGTAATTCCAAACCCAATATATAAAAATCCTGTCCCGACATCTGACAGGCAATATATTTTAGACTTTCACAAAAATCCAAAACGTTTTGATATCGTAGTATTTCGAACATATGATTATGAAAAAAACCGCAGAGATTTAATTAAACGGATAATAGGGCTCTCGGGAGAAACAATCGAATTAAAAAAAGGGATCGTCTACATAAACGGGAAAAGGCTTGCAGAAAAAGGGGAAAGATATAATAATTATTATGATCCAAATACATTCCCCGCAAAATTTGGCCCCGTAGAAATACCAAAAGATTCCTATTTTGTAATGGGCGACAACAGGCCAAATTCGGCAGACTCAAGATTCTGGGGATTTTTGCCTAAAAAAAACATTATAGGTCCCGCTCTTGTTAAAATTTGGCCTATTTGGGAATTGAGCTTAATTTAAAGCTGAACCAAAATCTGAAAGTTCAAAATTATTTTCCATGCTATACTTTTTAAATGCCTAATGCAAGAGAAGAGTCTTTTTTCAGGAAAAAGGGGTTGGATTTTATCGCAGGCGTCGACGAAGCAGGCAGAGGCCCACTTGCAGGGCCAGTGGTTGCCGCAGCCGTTATCCTTCCAAAACAATATAAGATAAAAGGATTAGATGATTCCAAAAAGTTGTCAGAAAAAGAGAGAGAAAGACTTTTTTATATCATCCAAAAAAAAGCAGTCGACATAGGGATTGGAATTGTTGACCAGAAAACCATAGACAAAGTAAATATACTGCAAGCAACTCTTATGGCAATGAAAATTGCAATAGAAAGTCTGTCTCCGCGACCAGACATAGTCTTAATAGACGGGAAACAAAAAACAAGAACAATTATCCCTCAAAAATGCATTATTAGAGGGGATGGAAAATGTAATTGCATATCTGCCGCATCCATCATAGCAAAGGTAACGAGAGACAAAATAATGGCAGATATGGACAAATTATATCCTTTATATGGATTTAAAGAACATAAAGGCTACGGAACTAAAAAGCATATAAACAAGATTTTAACTCTTGGCCCTTGCGAAATACACCGCCAATCGTTCGATCCAATAAAGTCACTCTTTAAAACCCCAGAAAAGACTTGACTTCTAGCAAGCTTCTTTGTTAAACTTAACTCCAAAGGAGGTGAAACATAAATGAATAAACAAGATCTTAGCAGCTATTTGTCGTCAAAAACAAGTCTTCCAAAAAGCCAATGCTTGACAATTATCAATCATACATTTGACGCTATCGCAGGAGCTCTTAAAAAAGGGCAGGAAGTAAGATTGATCGGTTTTGGCACTTGGAAAAAGAAAAAGAGGAAAGCCCGAAAAGGACGTAACCCTAAAACAGGAAAAGAGATTAAAATTGCAGCTCGTAACGTTGTAAGGTTTAATATGGGGTCTGAGCTTTTCGATATGATCAATTAGTTCCTAAAACTCCCGTTTCCTTTCAAAGACTGATAGTTTTTATAGAAGACGGGAGTTTTTTTGTCTCTTCTTTTTTTCACCCCGATTATTCATAGACGAACAGAATTCTATCAGAGGGTTGGAAATTTCCCTAGGCATGAACCCCGATTTCCTAATCGGAGTGAATAATCGGGGTTCAGTGTTTTAAAACAGCTTTATGAAGCCTATCCACCTGCAAACAAAAAGCTTCAATTCTGGCTTCTACTATTTGTGGAAAAGGGTTCCCGTCAACTTCCAAAGCCAAAAAAGGGAGTTGATCTCCTGCAGTTAAATTTAAAAAGCTTTCATCTTTTTCCAAAATCATTTTATTCTGAAGGCTCGATTCCTGAGCTAAAATTGCTTCAACTACACGCGAAGGCAAACAAGCAAACGGACCTATAGAAACAGCTCCATGGACATGACTCATGATCTCCTTAAAAAAAGCGCCTATTACTAATATAGTTTCTCCTGCTAATTCTAAATTAACAAAAGATTTTCCCATTTCTGTTATTTTTTCAATATTAATCAATTCATAATGAATAAGACCGGAAGTCTGCATTATTTTTTTTATTTTCCTTTCAAGATAAGCCTGGATAATAAGCTTTGTGCGAAATGTCATCATTTCCTGAAGTTTCATTTTTTTGCCGAGCAGGTTACGTTGGATCAAAAAGTCGACATAATACAGCCATTCCATGACAGGAGCCCTTTTGGCTATGATGCTTTTCTTGTTTAGTCTATGAATAAGCGGGCCACAAGAAAAGTCATCCCTTCTGACAAAAATTTCACCTAATATAGAAACAACTTTCGCCTCAGAAAGTTGCTTCCTTAAAGGTATCTTTGATATTTTTATGGCAACATTTCTTAATACTTTGTATAAGTCTCCCGTCCCACTTTCAAAGGAAGCAATAATTTTCTGCCATTCTTCATAAAAGATACGTTCAGCAAAAACATTATCAAGAGCAAGCACATTAAGCGCATTTTTGATATCATCCATCACATCAGAAACAATTATGGCTTTTATCAAATTAACAGATGCTTTTACTCCAAACCCGCCATAACTGTTTTCGCTTGTCAAAGTCAAAAGGGCGACTCTTTCAAATTTTTCTTTTTCAATAAGCCTGTTTAAATAAACGGAATATTGCGTAAATCGGCAGTTTCCCGAAGTTGTCGGCATAAAAAACGCCGTTAATTCATGCTTGTCTTCTCTCTCTTTTAAATACTTCATTAATCCTCCACAGCATAAAATTAAAGGAAGGCATTCTTTGCCTGAAGTATTAGCCCTCCCTTCCACCAACACAGAAAAATCGCTAATCGGCAAAGCTTCAGCTCTAATCCCCCGTCCCCTAAAAGCTGCCGCAATAATTTCAGAGCCCAATTGTCCCATTGAAGGGAAAACAACCTTAACTCTTTTGTTTTTTAATGGATAATCATTCCCTTTGCTTTCACGAAAATACACCTCTCCTTCTTTAAAAACAATTTCATCTTTACCCCGATTATTCGCCCCGATTAGGAAATCGGGGTTCATACCGTAAGTAATGTTTGGTAATCTGTTAGTTATTGATTCTGGTGTGAATAATCGGGGTTTAGTGTTTTTCGTAAAACTATTATCAACCGATTTTAATTTACGGGATCTTTCAATAATATCCAAAAAAGCCTCAACTCTTGTGTTTATTCCAGCGTCAGCGGTATGACTATCAAGTTCAAGGGTTAAAGAAGGTTTTGTTTTCATGATATCTCTGAAATAAGTAATTAAAAACGAATCCGGCCCACAGCTAAAGTTAGTAATATAAACTCCGTAAAGATTTTGATGTTTTGCGACAAAAGAGGCAGCCTTAATAATTTCCTGCCCGGACGCCCAGCAAGATTTATATTCGCTTAATTCATCTTCGTAGGGAAGAAAATCAAAAGGGATAATCTGCAATCCACGGCTTGAAAATTTTTCCGGAATGCCCATATTTGCATCACCTAAAAAAGCATTATAAGCGCGGCCAAAAACAACTATTCCTATTTCATCATGATTCTCTTTTAATCTCTTTAATATTTCGAGTCCTTGATCTTTCCTCCATTTAAAAAATTCTCTTTGCTTATTTAATGCGAACAAAAAAGCCTCCTTCGCGACGTGATGGCCAAGACCTAATTGTAAAGCCAAAGAAGCAAAAACATTTTCTTGGGTCTCCCACCCTTTGTAAAAATCTAGTATAGGCATTAAGAACTTGTCTTTATACTCCTTAAAACTACTTTTTAAAAAATAAGGCTCGCTCTGCATCAAAAAACAGGTGCTTTGATATTCTTTTTGATAACTGTCGCTTTTCTCCAAATAAAGCTCTACCAAATGAGGTAAAAAGATATAGTCTACATCTTTCTTGATTAGGTTCATTAAATAACCGTGGGCCATTTCCGCAGGATAACAAAGAGCTGCGGAAACTCTTTTTATCCCTTCATTGTCAACCTGATCCGGTAAAACAACATCAAATCCCAGCCTGTCAAAAAAATTATAAAAAAGAGGAAAAAGGGTATTTGTTAAAAATGCCTTTGAAATCCCTATTGTTTTTCTATTTTGGCGCGGCTCTTTTTCAGCCTTTATGAGCAATCTGTCATAAACTTTTTTTTGTCTTTCTCTTACATGATTAATCCCGACATTTTGAAGGCTTTGTGCATAAGGCTCAAAGCTTTTGTTTTTTTTCTTTTTAAAATTGTAATACTTATCACAAATCCCTCCAAAAGGATATTTGTCGCCATTGATTTCAATCACATTAATTTCACAGTTTCTATCGCAGCCATCTCCCCCCCCTTCACATCTAAAGCTTTTTCCATAAGAGACTTCTCTAGCCTCCAATTCTTTAAGATTAAAAGACCTTTTTTCCATTAGCCCTATATTAATTTTATTTAAAACCTCCAAGGCAACACCAAAAGCGCCCATAAGGCCGGGCTCCGGAGGAACAATCAGTTTTTTTTGCAATATATTTGCCATCGCAAGAGGGATTGCCTTGTTATAGCAAACCCCTCCCTGCATAAAAATTTTCTTGCCAACAACACGGTTAACTTTTACCTTGTTTAAATAATTAAAACATATAGAATAAACCAAACCGGCAAGAATTTCTTCTTTGGATAAATTTTCTTGAGAAGCATTCTTTATATCACTCCCTATAAAAGCAGCGCATTGATCACTAAAATTAGGGGCCCTATTTGAAGACAAGGCCAAAGAGGCTATATCCAAATAATCAATACTCATATTCTCTCTTGCCGCTTCCTCCAAAAAAGATCCGGTTCCTGCGGAACAGGCTTCATTCATCGCATAATCAGCCGGAACTCCATTTACAAGATAAGTATATTTGGCATCCTGTCCGCCTATTTCAAAAATAGTATCTACTTCTCTGTCAAAAAAGGCTGCCGCTGTGGCATGACTTATAATTTCATTAATTACTCCGTCTGTAGAGGCATGTAATGCCGAAATATATCGGCCAGAACCAGTTACTCCAAGTCCTATTATTTTTACAAAATCAAGGCAGGATAATTTCTTATAACACTGCCTCGAAGCCATAACCGGATTGCCATTGGTACGTAAATATATCGAATCTAATATCTTCTTATCAGAAATTCTTAAAAGGATCGCTTTGGTAGTTGTCGAACCGACATCCAAACCTAAAATACATTCATCGCCGTCTCCTGCAACCCCTTTTTCAAGATTCCCAAAAACAACCAAATCCTTTGCTTTATTAATCGGCGGAAGAAATCTGAAAGAATTTGTTGTTTTTTTAATGTCTCGCAAATTGGAAATAGCAATTTTATTTTTTAAAGCATAAAAAGCCGCGCCTAAAGCCTCAAAATAATCGGCTTCTTTCGGAATAGTTAAGTTTAAAATGCGTCCTTTTAAAATTTCCACAACAGCACGGTTTTTGGAAACACCGCCGATTAAAATAAAATTTTTAGGTTTCATCTTTCCAACTAATTCCAAAACTTTTTCTGATATCATCAAACATAGACCGTGAACAACCTGGTTAAAAGGGATCCCTTTGTTTAAAGCATGAGTACAATCACTCTTGCAAAAGACAGAGCAACGGCCCGAAACTTTATGTGGATCATCGGAAAGAGGGTTTTCCAGCGCCTCTTCTAAAGTTAAATTCATTCTGCCAATTTGTTGGAGAAAGAATGACCCAGTTCCGGAGGCACACTTATTTCCGGTTTTGACATCAATAATATGCCCTCTTTTATTAAGCTTATACAAAACAAAGTTTTCGCTCCCTAAGCTCAAGGCTCCCTGCGCAATATTTTCTTTTCCTTGCAATAAAAATTCCAGCGCATTTTCAGTCGCTTCCGGCTCAGTAATAGAAGGACTTTCTAAAAACTCCTTAAATTTTCTACCGGTTATAGCAGCATAATCGATCTTATCCAGATCAAATTCTTTTAAAAGTTGAATATATTTATTAAGAGGGCTACCATTGTGAGGTTCAACTATACACTTAGCCACAAAAACATGATCATCTTTCTGATGCAATTCTATAATTTTTATTGTAGAAGCGCCTAAGCAAACCCCAAGAGCTTTATGCATAAATTACCAATTGTTCTTTAATTATAACACGGGCTTGTTGCGAAGTGGCAAACGACTTATAGTTTTAATGCGCCTAAAAATAAAATTGATGAAAAGTTAGAAAGACACAGGCTTGTTATATGGCATTCTTACATTGGGAAAAGTGTGTTTGGTTAATACTCTGGCATTAAATCCTACACTCCTTAATTGCCTGGCGGCATCGCCCACACCCAAGAGAAGATGTGCCACAAGGGACATACTGTTCTCCAGTAAGAATAATTTTATCAATGCCGACAAAAGCTAATATTAATCTAAGAAATTGCCAATATTTAATCGCATCTTCCTTAAAAATATGTATTTTATTGTTGGACATTACTACTTCTCCAACATCAAACTCAGAGCCTGCCACTTCTTTAGAAAAAAGAGGTAAGGGGTTCCCTCCTAATGTTTCTAAAATTATAAAAGTTGAGGGAGCTTGAATTTTTATTTTTTCCAACCAACCCAAAACTCCTAAGGAGCCGAAGGAGTCCAAGGAGTTTCCAAGAAAACCTAAAATAGGACCATGAAAATTGCTAATATAATTTACTAATCCTTTTTTATAAGTGTCATAATCACTTCTGGTTACATACCTTGGAACAAAAAGATCTCCATCCCAGGGATAAAATCTATATGAGTCACAATATAGAGGATGAACAACTCCCAATGCTACTCCATTATTTT carries:
- a CDS encoding 50S ribosomal protein L19, with the protein product MGIIEEIEKKQKNDKVASFNVGDTVKVFSKIVEGSKERLQAFEGIVIKKKGGSNRETFTVRKLVQGVGVERIFPLHSPKIDNVQVIKRGRVRRAKLYYLRNQVGSAATKIKEEAKKTSLSGKQ
- a CDS encoding signal peptidase I, producing the protein MENNKEKIKKWAWEWTETLIVAFILAIFIRSFFLQVFWIPSSSMEPTLNINDRLIVNKMAYGIPNPLFESFKEKIFFYVIPNPIYKNPVPTSDRQYILDFHKNPKRFDIVVFRTYDYEKNRRDLIKRIIGLSGETIELKKGIVYINGKRLAEKGERYNNYYDPNTFPAKFGPVEIPKDSYFVMGDNRPNSADSRFWGFLPKKNIIGPALVKIWPIWELSLI
- a CDS encoding ribonuclease HII translates to MPNAREESFFRKKGLDFIAGVDEAGRGPLAGPVVAAAVILPKQYKIKGLDDSKKLSEKERERLFYIIQKKAVDIGIGIVDQKTIDKVNILQATLMAMKIAIESLSPRPDIVLIDGKQKTRTIIPQKCIIRGDGKCNCISAASIIAKVTRDKIMADMDKLYPLYGFKEHKGYGTKKHINKILTLGPCEIHRQSFDPIKSLFKTPEKT
- a CDS encoding DNA-binding protein HU (histone-like DNA-binding protein) — encoded protein: MNKQDLSSYLSSKTSLPKSQCLTIINHTFDAIAGALKKGQEVRLIGFGTWKKKKRKARKGRNPKTGKEIKIAARNVVRFNMGSELFDMIN